From Saprospiraceae bacterium, one genomic window encodes:
- a CDS encoding IS3 family transposase, whose translation MKEQNLKAIQPKSFVPKTTDSTGTKFPAPNLLLDFGKAQKPNEVWVGDITYIPLKNGQWAYLSTWIDTYLHKVVGWDVQTHMRSELVISAFNKAKLKCIQNKLSVIVHSDRGTQYSSKDFKNAIKGNRQSMTRKNEVYDNAIAESFFSRLKCECIRGTVFDDLDQLRFTLFEYIDGYYNTIRRHSSIQYYTPLEFENIYYSKNQFTHCN comes from the coding sequence ATGAAGGAACAAAATTTGAAAGCAATCCAGCCAAAGAGTTTTGTTCCAAAAACAACTGATTCCACCGGGACCAAATTTCCTGCACCCAATTTACTTCTTGATTTTGGAAAGGCGCAAAAACCAAATGAAGTATGGGTTGGTGACATTACCTACATTCCTTTAAAGAATGGCCAATGGGCCTATCTTTCAACTTGGATTGATACTTATTTGCATAAAGTAGTGGGCTGGGATGTTCAGACTCATATGAGAAGCGAACTGGTTATTTCAGCCTTCAATAAAGCAAAACTGAAATGCATCCAAAATAAATTAAGTGTGATTGTCCATTCTGACCGAGGAACGCAGTACTCTAGTAAAGATTTCAAAAATGCCATTAAAGGAAATAGACAAAGTATGACTCGCAAAAACGAAGTTTATGACAACGCAATTGCCGAATCATTTTTCTCAAGGCTCAAATGCGAATGCATTAGAGGTACTGTATTTGATGATTTGGATCAATTAAGATTCACTCTGTTTGAATACATAGATGGCTATTACAACACAATCAGAAGGCATTCATCCATTCAATACTATACACCCTTAGAATTTGAAAATATTTATTATTCGAAAAATCAATTCACTCATTGCAACTAA
- a CDS encoding transposase: MDQSKTNNRRRRYDTEFKLNAIHLLESGRNASELADSLGVSKQMLYNWRSQIRITRNASVQPGTNNPYTELEQLRKKLRDVEMERDILKKALNIFSRQT, from the coding sequence ATGGATCAATCAAAGACAAACAATCGGAGGAGGAGGTACGATACCGAGTTTAAGCTTAATGCCATTCATTTGCTCGAATCCGGGAGGAACGCTAGCGAATTAGCTGATTCTCTTGGCGTTAGTAAGCAAATGCTTTACAATTGGCGTAGTCAAATCAGGATTACCAGGAATGCTTCCGTCCAGCCAGGAACAAATAATCCTTATACTGAACTTGAACAGCTCCGTAAGAAATTAAGGGATGTTGAAATGGAAAGGGATATTTTAAAAAAAGCCTTGAACATTTTCAGCCGGCAGACATGA